The following proteins are encoded in a genomic region of Balaenoptera ricei isolate mBalRic1 chromosome 14, mBalRic1.hap2, whole genome shotgun sequence:
- the FOXN4 gene encoding forkhead box protein N4 codes for MIESDISSMMSGIIRNSGQNHHPSPQEYRLLATTGDEDLPGDLQSLSWLTAVDVPRLQQRASGHVDLGGPSAPHAHPGALARAADLHVGAAPGPLLHGPAGMAPQGMLGLGHLTNHGASQMNQFPVGGQPASSLQDPPQLYSPTSQPQFPLPPGVQQCAPVGLYGSPFGARPPYPQPRMAVHSSQELHPKHYPKPIYSYSCLIAMALKNSKTGSLPVSEIYSFMKEHFPYFKTAPDGWKNSVRHNLSLNKCFEKVENKMSGSSRKGCLWALNLARIDKMEEEMHKWKRKDLAAIHRSMANPEELDKLISDRPESCRRPRKPGEPEAPVLTHATTVAVAHSCLAVSQLPPQPLMTLSLQSVPLHHQVQPQAHLTPDSPAPAQTPPLHALPDLSPSPLPQPTMGRAPVDFINISADMNTEVDALDPSIMDFALQGNLWEEIKDEGFSLDTLGAFGDSPLGCELGASGLTPVSGGSDQSFPDLQVTGLYTTYSTPDSAATSAASSSSQYLGAPGNKPIALL; via the exons GCTCCTGGCCACCACCGGCGATGAGGACCTTCCCGGGGACCTGCAATCACTGTCGTGGCTCACGGCCGTGGACGTGCCGAGGCTGCAGCAGAGGGCGAGTGGCCACGTGGACCTGGGTGGCCCCAGTGCGCCACACGCGCACCCAG GTGCCTTGGCCAGGGCAGCTGACCTGCACGTGGGAGCCGCCCCAGGTCCCCTGCTCCACGGCCCAGCTGGCATGGCCCCCCAAGGCATGCTGGGTCTGGGTCACCTGACCAACCATGGAGCCAGC CAAATGAACCAGTTCCCTGTGGGGGGCCAGCCCGCATCCAGCCTGCAGGACCCACCACAGCTGTACTCTCCCACCTCCCAACCACAGTTCCCGCTACCCCCGGGTGTCCAGCAG TGCGCTCCTGTGGGCCTGTATGGTTCCCCGTTTGGGGCACGgcctccctacccccagccccgcATGGCTGTGCATTCATCTCAGGAACTGCACCCCAAACACTACCCCAAGCCCATCTATTCATACAG CTGTCTGATCGCCATGGCCCTGAAGAACAGCAAGACAGGCAGCCTGCCCGTGAGCGAGATCTACAGCTTCATGAAGGAGCACTTCCCCTACTTCAAG ACGGCTCCCGACGGGTGGAAGAACTCAGTGCGACACAACCTGTCCCTGAACAAGTGCTTTGAGAAGGTAGAGAATAAGATGAGCGGCTCCTCGCGGAAGGGCTGCCTGTGGGCCCTGAACCTGGCCCGCATCgacaagatggaggaggagatgCACAAGTGGAAGAGGAAGGACCTGGCCGCCATCCACCGGAGCATGGCCAACCCCG AGGAGCTGGACAAGCTGATCTCGGACAGGCCAGAAAGCTGCCGACGCCCCCGCAAGCCAGGGGAGCCCGAGGCCCCTGTGCTGACCCATGCCACCACGGTGGCCGTGGCCCACAGCTGCCTGGCcgtctcccagctcccaccccagccGCTGATGACCCTGTCCCTGCAGTCGGTTCCCCTGCACCACCAGGTCCAGCCCCAGGCACATCTCACCCCAGACTCTCCTGCCCCGGCCCAGACCCCACCCCTGCATGCCTTGCCGGACCTgagccccagccccctcccccagcccaccatGGGAAGGGCACCTGTGGACTTCATCAACATCAGCGCTGACATGAACACCGAGGTGGACGCCCTGGACCCCAGCATCATGGACTTCGCTCTGCAGG GGAACCTCTGGGAGGAGATCAAGGATGAAGGCTTCAGCCTGGACACACTGGGCGCCTTCGGAGACTCCCCACTGGGCTGTGAGCTGGGGGCCTCGGGCCTGACCCCCGTCTCCGGCGGCAGTGACCAGTCCTTCCCGGACCTGCAGGTGACCGGCCTCTACACCACCTACTCGACCCCGGACAGTGCGGCCACGTCAGCCGCCAGCTCCTCCTCTCAGTACCTGGGTGCCCCGGGGAACAAGCCTATAGCCCTGCTCTGA